The Novosphingobium resinovorum nucleotide sequence GTCTGGGCGGGCATTTCGCCGAGCCTAAGCTGCAGGTCATCACCCCGCAACTTGTCGGCCGCGCGGGTGCCGGTCTCGGCCTTGCAATCGTGGCGACTCCGGTGGCCGGGCTGCTCGCCTTCGTCGATCCAGGCGATGCCAAGTCTGCGGCCTGCGGGCCTGTTCTTGCTGGCGCCAACGCCAGCGCCCAGCGCACGTCGAAGGGCAAGCCGCGCGACGACGTCGGCAACGGCACTGCGAAGAAGAACCCTTAGCAAGGGTCGGAACCGGTCCGCGGTCCGCTCCGCCGTCGAGTGCGGATTCGCGAGACAGAAGCATCGCATGGGCCTCGTGGTGCGCACCGTCGGCATCGCTCGCGCCCCATCAAGATCGGCATAACCAACCTTGCCTATAACTTCCAGCGCCTGGCCTGGCTCGTGGGGCGAATTGCGCCCACGTGACGCCAAAAAACAGCCTGCGCAGGCGCCTCCCCCACAAAACCAGCGGATCAGCCCCCAACACCAAGGCTCATACTCCGCTCCCCAGCCTTCACGCCGCAATCATGCCAACATCAGGCATTTCTTCGAGATGGGATGGTTGCCGCCCTCCCCAGACGGCATCGCAATGTGCCAAAAAGTGGTGTTGAGGACCGGGAATGGCGCGGTCCTCGACAGAGGCGGGGCGCTCACTGATCGAGACGGCATCCTTGATCTGGCCATGTCCGTTACGCTTGAGGCTGGCGTGCCGGGACCTGCGGATCGTGCGCCGGGCGCGCAGATGCTCCAGCAGTTCCTTCTTCAGAACTCCGCGCGCCTGTATGTACAGGCTTCTGTAGATGGTCTCGTGCGACACCTGCCTGTGCGGCTCCTCGGGAAAGCTGCGCCTGAGCCACCCCGCGATCTGTTCCGGTGACCATTTGCGGCGCAGCTTGGCCGATACTGCCCGGGCCAGTGGGCGGCGAGCAAGCCAGCTTGCAGGGCTTGGGCCGCAAGGCACGGTCCCATGCCGCCTGATCGGACGCAGTAGCGCAATACCGTGCAGGGCCGCCATTGCGCCTGACTTCGCGACTGATCGTCGAGGGCGAGCGGCCCAGTCGCCGTTCTATCGCACGCAAGGGTTCACTGACGCTCAGGCCCCGCGAAATCTCCTCGCGCTCGGCAAGGCTCAGTGCACGGATGCTCCGCTTGCGATCGGCGGGCCTGATACCGCCGGTCGGCGAAATCACCGAAAATACCGAAGATGATTCTCGATCAAACCTTCGTCCGATCGAACTCATCGACTCCCCGCGCTGCCAGCGATCCCATATCTCTGCTCGCTGGCTGGCCGTGTAATAGATCCGACGACGCTGCTTCATCGCGACACTCCATCTTCCGCAAAAGATTAAAGTGTTGCCTCCACCCGTCGAACCCACCGCCATTGCCGGCCGACAAACCGTCGTGCTGCCTCGCGCCCATGATGGTCATGAAAGCTCCGAAGGGCGCTGCCTGAAACCGGCCGTTGCCGGGCAGCCACTTAGCCACTCATTGCGCTTCGGCACGCCAAGATAGTAGGCTTAAATCGTGCTTGCTGACGTAGACGATGCCTATCGGCAGCGCGCCTTGCCTGTCGACGACAGCGGTGAAAATGCGGCTGCGAGTGATCTGCTGAAAATCCGCGAACTTGACCTTGACCGTTACGGTGCGACTAAATGCTTAAGCCCGCTCGCACCACGCCAAGACATAGTCAGCTTGCCCAAGAAGCCCCGGTTCGATTTCATTGCTGCCAAATAGGTCCCTGTCGAACGTCGTTTCGGAGCCTGAGGACTTTTGCTCGCGGTCTGGGTTGACCAAGCGGATATCCCAAAGCCGCACCAAGCGTCTAGAACTCGCGGGCCTTGTGCTAAGAATATAATAACCGGTGTTGCGGCTGGCGATACAAGCGACGATTGGAAGCGATCGCGTCGCGCTCCACCACGTTGTGGACGTTACTCTGGCCGTCCTCTCAAAAGTGTGGAGGGGGTCAGCACCCAAGTCAGTGCGGCGGCGTTGGAACCAGATCGTGCTGAATGCGGTGCCGCAAACCGGCACTGAAGTGCCCCTACCCTTCCCCGTGTTTGTGCTTGGCGGTACTCTAGTATCTCCCGAACGAAGGACAGCTATGATGGAACAACCTGCCTTTTTGCGAATGAAGGTCGTTCTTGCGAGAAGCGGGCTTTCGCGGACAACCTTGTATCGCAAGATATCCAGCGGAACCTTTCCTCGCCAGATACCACTTGGTCCCCGAGTTGTCGGTTGGCGAGCCGACGAATTCGAGCTCTGGTGCCGCGATCCTGCGGCCTACCATGCGAACCGGGAATAGCGTCCCTCGTGCATCTCCCGTCGGTCATGGTGTGGGCCGACCATTTCGCGCCCGGCCCCTGTAGAATGTCGATCATGAAGTGTTAGGGTCGAGCCTGACCTCTCCCACGTCAGTAGCGACTGAACGCCTCGTTGCCGACAATCCTGCGAACCTCGTCCTCCCATACCCGAAGGACCCTTCGCTTCTCCTTGACATATTGATGTTTGTTATAGGTGTTTGACACCTTCCCCCGACTTTATGGCCCATGACCCCTTCGATGTGGTTCTCGCCAAGAACAGCGTTCTCCTCATCATCGAGAATACCGTTCGCAAGGGTTGAAAACGTGCGGCGGAGATCGTGTGCGGTCCAGCGCTCATAGGCCGATCTTGCCGCCTTCGCCTTTCGCTCCATCGCCGCATTGAGAAAGTCCAGCGCATTTCCCAAGTCATAGATCGTATATGCCGCTTCGTCGACATATGCACGCAACGAAGGGAACACGTAACGATAGTTGTGGGCGGCGAGCGGACCGGCAATGAGGTCCCGGGCCTTGTCAGCAAAAGGCGTAATGTGTGGATACCCCGACTTCATCCGTGCCTCGGAGAGGTCCATCCAAGGACGGCTCATGTCCAATTCGCCGCGGACCAGTTCACGAACCTCATCGCGGCGCTGGCCGGTGAGGAGTAGAACAAGGAAATAGGCACGGGACGTAGCGTCAAGTTCGCCAACCATGTCCCACAGCCATCGGACCTCAACCTCGTTCAGATAACGATCATGCGTGTTCTGCTTTTCTGTCTTGAGCCGTCGAGCCGGTGAATCCGACAGCCCAGTGCGAGCTTCCGATTCTTCCGCCCCCGTGAAAAAACTTTTTCACATACCGGACGGCATTGTTGAAGGCCGTCCGCCTCCCCTTCGTCTTCAGCGGGTCCACAATGTCGGCCAGCTCAAGAAACGTCACATCCGTGAGAAGGCTTTCGCCGATGGTATGAGCAAAAAGGCGATCCCACGTCTGGCGCTTGTCGATCAGCGTCTTCTCTGCGTTGCCGCCAAATTCACCGGACTCGCGAAGATAGGCTGTCCACGCTTCCTGACAGGTCATGACCGGCCGGGTCGGCTGGGCAAGCACAATCCCATCGGTTGCGCCCTCGTCGTCCTCAAACGGTTTCTCGCCGCGAGCAACCCGAGCATTGATGCCATTTGCCCATGCACGGGCTGCCGCCAAGGATACCCCGCGTCCGTCCTCGAACCGACCTTCTTCGACCTTCTACCGGCTAGCCTCCGGATAAGACTCGAGCAGGTGGGTATACTGCGATCAGTCTAAGAGGTTTTACCCTCGTCGGAGCGAAGCGCGGCGATCAACTCGCGCATCGTCTCAGTATCGCGAAGGTTGAGATCGCGCTGAGGGAAAGGCACCTTGATGCCGTTCTCGCGCATAAGCCTCCAGAGCCCTTTGAGGACATCAGAACGCACGTTTCCGGTGCCTTCTTCGGGGTCGGTGATCCAAACGTGGATCACAAACGCGACTCCATTCTCCGCAAAGCTGTCGAGCCAGACGGTTGGCGGCGGGGCCTTGAGGACACGTTTCACGGCACCCGCTGCCTCCAGCATCAGCTTCTCGGCAAGCTCGATATCGGAGGCATAGGGGACCACGACCGGGACTTGGATACGCACGTTCTTCGACGAATACGACCAGTTCTCGACCTGATTGATCATCAGGTTCTCGTTCGGGATCAGGTATTCCTTCTGGTCGCGCGTGGTGAGCGAGACGGCGCGGATGCCGATGCGGCGGATCTGGCCGAAGGTGTACTGCCCGCTCTGGTCGGCGATGGCGATGACGTCGCCGGGCTTGATCGACTTGTCCATCAGCAGGATGATACCGGCGATCAGGTTGCCGAAGGTCTTCTGCAGGCCGAAGCCGATGGCAAGGCCGAAGGCGCCGGAGAATACCGTCAGCGCCGTCAGGTCGATCCCCAGCACGTCGATGCCGACAAGGATAGCCACGGTCCAGATGAACAGGCTGACCATCTTCTCGGTCAGCAACCGCTGCGTCATGTCGAGGCGGGTCGCACGGGCCAGCACCCGGCTCGACAGCCGGCTGGCGGCCCAGGCCACCGAGATCACCAACGCGAGCACCGCGACGATGACGGTCAAGTCCCACAGCGAAATGCGGCTGGAGCCGACCTGCACGGCCAGCTTGTCGAGCGTGTCGACGATGTTGCCGATCGTGTCGCTGCGGGCGGAGACGACGTTCTTGATGCCTTCCGCGCCCGCGACCGGCTCGGCGTGCTTGACCACGACGGCGGTAGCTGTCGCGGTCGGCGTCGGGCTCGCCGTGGCGGCCGCGACAAGGGGCGCGGTCACTGCCCCCGCCATGCTTCCAGTGCCTGCTCGATGTCGGCGATGAGGTCCCCGGGCGCCTCCAGACCGATGGCGAGGCGTACGCCGTGGCGGTCGCCTTCCGCAGCAGGAGCGGGCGGCCAGGCCATGTTGCTGCGGTAGGCGGAAGGCTCGATGGGGATCGCCAGGCTCTCGAACCCGCCCCACGAATAGCCGATGCCAAACAACGTCAGCGCATCGATGAAGCGGTTGCGCGCGGCTGCATCGCCGCCCCTGAAAGTGAAGCTGAAGAGGCCGCAGCCGCCTGTGAAATCGCGCTTCCACAAGTCATGGCCCGGTGCGCCGGGCAGCATCGGGCAGAGCACTTGCGCCACTTCCGGCCGCTTCGAGAGCCACGTTGCGATTTCCAGCGCGCTCTGCGCCTCGTGGGCAAGGCGCAGGTGCAAGGTGCGCAAGCCGCGAAGCGCAAGCGCCGCGTCGTCGGGAGAGACGACATTGCCCAGTTGCTGCGCGCGGCCGCGCAGCTTTGCGTAAAGTTCCGGCCCGGCGCTGGCGCTGCCCATCATCAGGTCCGAGTGGCCGCCGACATGCTTGGTCAGCGCCATCAGCACCACATCGATCCCGTGGCTCAGCCCGGCGAAGCCGAGCGGGCTGGCCCAGGTGTTGTCGAGCACCGAGACCGCGCCCTTCTCGCGCGCGATGCGGGCGAGTGCGGGCAGGTCGCACACCTCCATCGAGAGGCTGCCCGGCGCTTCCAGTAGCACCGCCCGCGTACGGTCGCAAAAGGCGGCTTCGTAAGCGTCGAGGTCCAGCGGATCGAAGAAGCGCGGCTCGATGCCCATGTCGGTCAGCAGGCCCTTGCCCATCGAACGGGTCGGGTCGTAGGCATTGTCGGTGATCAGCACGACGTCGCCCGGCCGCAGCAGGGTCAGCATGACCCCGGCAATGGCGGCGACGCCGGAAGGATAGAGCACGGTGCCTGCCGCGCCGGGCTCCAGCGCGGTCAGCGCGTCGGCCAGCGCCCACTGCGTCGGCGCGCCGCGGCGGCCGTAGAAGAAACGCCCGTCCTCGTTGGTGCGCGGCCCCTGCGCCAGCGCGGCCGTATTCTCGTAGAGGTGCGTACTGGCGCGCCAGACCGGCGGGTTGACGACCGGCCCGGTCCATTCGCTACGCCGCCCGGCGCCGACGATACGAGTGGCAGCCTCAAGGTCTTCGAGGCGCTTGCTGCTGTTCACTGTGATCTCCGCTGGCTGGGCAGACAGACCCTAGGCCATTTTCCGCGTTCCGGGAAAGGGGTTAGGTGAAGGAGAGGCCAGACCCTTGAGCTGTTTCACTTCGTCACCCTCAACGTGTTTCAGGGTGACGACGGAGCTAGGATCGGTACGCCTCAGACCGCCTTGCGCAGCGTGCCCGGCAGAACCGGATAGGCGCGCGCCTCCGGCACCTCGCGCGCGCCGAGATCGCGGTGCTCCATCGGGCCGGTGTCGAGCCGCAGCGGCGCCAGCGCGGGGCCTCCGGCGATGCCCAGCGTGAAGACGCGGCGGACGGGCGCGACGGTCTCGGCGAAGACTACGCCCACACGCAGCAGCGGCACGAAGAACGACGCATTCGCGCGCTGCAGCGGCCTAATGGCGCTGAGCGGCAACTGCACTTCGCCGGTGAGGGTAACGCTCTCCCCCGCCGCAAGGGCAGGCACCGGCTTGAGCGGCATCATCGTCTCCAGCGACGGGGCAAGCTGCTGCTCGGAGGTCAGCGAGCCATGTGCGCCGATCATGTCGCCGATCAGGTGGCCGGCCGGGAGGTCGGTGCCCGCCGTCAGCGTCACCCGGTACTGCAGCGTCGCGAAGACCAGCGAGAGGCGCAGGCCGACCGGCTCGAAGGCGATGTCGACGGCTTCCGGCGCAGCGGCTGGCGGCGGGACCGGAGCGGGGCGCGGCGGGACCGGCGGGCTGGCGAATTCCGGCTGCGGAACGGGGGCAGGCTTCGGAACAGGAGGCGCGACGGGTTCGGCGACCTCCTGCACTTCGGGCCAATCTTCCGCTTCCTCGGCCGGGCGCTTGCGCCGCAGAAAGAACGCAAGGGCGCCCAGGACGACTAGCACTGCCGGGCTTGCCCATACCCATATGGGCAAGCCCTGCTGCGAGGCCGGAGCGAGAGGCGCAGGGGCAGGTGCTGTCGTGGGCGTTTCGACCGCCGAGGGCGCAGGGATCGGCGTCGGTAACGGTTCGGGCGCGACCGGCGCGGAAGCCGAGGGAGTGCCCTGCGGCTCGGCCGTCGCCGAAGCGCGCGGTTCGGGCGCGCTGGGGCTGGCTGCCGGGTTCGGCGTTCTCGTCGGCGTGGGGCGCGGCGTCGCGGAGGGCTGCACGGTGGGCTGGACGCGCGGAGGCTGAGCGGATGGCTGGACCTGCGGCGGGGGTGCGGCAATGGTCGGCACCGGTTCGGGCGCGGCATTGCGCGGCCGCAGAAGCGGGTTCTGCGCGTCGACCGGACCTTGTGCCCGCGAACTCGGGGTCGCGGTCGGCTCGGGAAGGCTCCAGGTGGTGCCGCTCGACTGGGCACCGACAGGCCCCGCGAGAATTGCGGCCAGCGCGGTCGAGATCGCCGCGCGCGCTATGATTGAATTCGTGCCCCTCATGGTATCTTCGGTCTTCGCCAAACTTCGTGTGAACCCTCAGTTAATGCCTCCCGCCCACACGACAAGACGTGGCATGCCATCGTCCATCGCCGGTGTGACATATGGGCCACCTGCGACATACTTGCGTTCGCGCGTCCTTGGCGGCATTGCCGGGTCATGACTGACACCTCTTTCCCCCTCCACCTC carries:
- a CDS encoding helix-turn-helix transcriptional regulator, with product MKVVLARSGLSRTTLYRKISSGTFPRQIPLGPRVVGWRADEFELWCRDPAAYHANRE
- a CDS encoding tyrosine-type recombinase/integrase, producing the protein MSDSPARRLKTEKQNTHDRYLNEVEVRWLWDMVGELDATSRAYFLVLLLTGQRRDEVRELVRGELDMSRPWMDLSEARMKSGYPHITPFADKARDLIAGPLAAHNYRYVFPSLRAYVDEAAYTIYDLGNALDFLNAAMERKAKAARSAYERWTAHDLRRTFSTLANGILDDEENAVLGENHIEGVMGHKVGGRCQTPITNINMSRRSEGSFGYGRTRFAGLSATRRSVATDVGEVRLDPNTS
- a CDS encoding mechanosensitive ion channel family protein: MTAPLVAAATASPTPTATATAVVVKHAEPVAGAEGIKNVVSARSDTIGNIVDTLDKLAVQVGSSRISLWDLTVIVAVLALVISVAWAASRLSSRVLARATRLDMTQRLLTEKMVSLFIWTVAILVGIDVLGIDLTALTVFSGAFGLAIGFGLQKTFGNLIAGIILLMDKSIKPGDVIAIADQSGQYTFGQIRRIGIRAVSLTTRDQKEYLIPNENLMINQVENWSYSSKNVRIQVPVVVPYASDIELAEKLMLEAAGAVKRVLKAPPPTVWLDSFAENGVAFVIHVWITDPEEGTGNVRSDVLKGLWRLMRENGIKVPFPQRDLNLRDTETMRELIAALRSDEGKTS
- the metC gene encoding cystathionine beta-lyase; its protein translation is MNSSKRLEDLEAATRIVGAGRRSEWTGPVVNPPVWRASTHLYENTAALAQGPRTNEDGRFFYGRRGAPTQWALADALTALEPGAAGTVLYPSGVAAIAGVMLTLLRPGDVVLITDNAYDPTRSMGKGLLTDMGIEPRFFDPLDLDAYEAAFCDRTRAVLLEAPGSLSMEVCDLPALARIAREKGAVSVLDNTWASPLGFAGLSHGIDVVLMALTKHVGGHSDLMMGSASAGPELYAKLRGRAQQLGNVVSPDDAALALRGLRTLHLRLAHEAQSALEIATWLSKRPEVAQVLCPMLPGAPGHDLWKRDFTGGCGLFSFTFRGGDAAARNRFIDALTLFGIGYSWGGFESLAIPIEPSAYRSNMAWPPAPAAEGDRHGVRLAIGLEAPGDLIADIEQALEAWRGQ